The proteins below come from a single Elgaria multicarinata webbii isolate HBS135686 ecotype San Diego chromosome 11, rElgMul1.1.pri, whole genome shotgun sequence genomic window:
- the LOC134405495 gene encoding olfactory receptor 10A4-like, translated as MDLGQARHWENQSTVNEFLLLGYQEHPALLFTAFLTTYMAILLGNGLIVVVTTWDSALHTPMYFFLRSLSGLEMCYTSVTLPKMMANLASGDPSISLPACTSQVFFLLFLGGAECYLLAVMAYDRYLAICLPLHYMTVMSHRVQMGLVSGSFAVSLPMQLVQIGLIFSLPFCGSNKIDHFFCDIPPVLSLACADLYANELVTYTDSILFVIAPFVLILASYARITRTILRLPSGTGRQKAFSTCSSHLTVVSLFYGSAMLVYLRPQTSDSVKVDKVLSLLYTVIIPLCNPLIYTLRNREVKASIGRLLSRKHSFEVGTG; from the coding sequence ATGGATTTGGGACAAGCCAGACACTGGGAGAACCAGAGTACAGTGAATGAGTTCCTCTTGTTGGGGTACCAAGAACATCCCGCTCTCCTCTTCACTGCCTTCCTAACCACATATATGGCGATATTACTAGGCAATGGTTTGATTGTGGTGGTGACAACATGGGATTCTGCCCTGCACACCCCAATGTACTTCTTCTTGCGCAGCCTCTCAGGGCTGGAGATGTGTTACACCTCAGTCACCCTTCCTAAGATGATGGCCAATCTGGCCTCaggagatccctccatttctctacCAGCCTGTACCTCGCAGGTGTtcttcctgcttttcctgggTGGGGCCGAGTGCTACTTGCTGGCAGTCATGGCCTATGACCGCTATCTTGCCATCTGCCTGCCTCTCCACTACATGACCGTCATGAGCCATAGGGTGCAGATGGGGCTGGTGTCTGGCTCCTTTGCCGTCAGTCTCCCCATGCAGTTAGTGCAAATTGGGCTCATCTTCTCCTTGCCTTTTTGTGGGTCCAACAAGATCGACCACTTCTTTTGTGATATTCCACCGGTACTCAGCCTGGCCTGTGCTGACTTATATGCCAATGAGCTGGTTACTTACACTGATAGCATCCTCTTTGTTATAGCCCCCTTTGTGCTCATCTTGGCCTCCTACGCACGCATCACCAGAACCATATTGAGGCTGCCATCAGGCACGGGCCGTCAGAAGGCTTTTTCCACTTGCTCATCACACCTCACCGTGGTCAGCCTCTTCTATGGCTCAGCGATGCTTGTTTATCTGCGCCCACAAACCAGTGACTCAGTGAAGGTGGACAAAGTGCTGTCCCTGCTCTACACAGTCATTATTCCCCTTTGCAATCCCCTCATTTACACTCTGAGGAACAGGGAGGTGAAAGCCAGCATTGGTAGACTGCTGAGCAGGAAACACTCCTTCGAGGTGGGCACAGGATGA